One Portunus trituberculatus isolate SZX2019 chromosome 42, ASM1759143v1, whole genome shotgun sequence DNA window includes the following coding sequences:
- the LOC123517814 gene encoding splicing factor 3B subunit 5-like — translation MGDRYNIHSQLEHLQSKYIGTGHADTAQFEWCVNQQRDTYASYMGHFDMLNMIAIGENETKARVRFNMMEKMVQPCGPPPEKNED, via the exons ATGGGTGACCGGTACAACATTCACTCACAGCTTGAGCATCTGCAGTCCAAGTACATTGGCACAG GACATGCGGACACGGCACAGTTTGAGTGGTGCGTCAACCAGCAGCGTGACACCTACGCCTCCTACATGGGCCACTTTGATATGTTGAACATGATCGCCATCGGAGAGAATGAGACCAAGGCCAGGGTCCGCTTCAATATGATGGAGAAAATGGTGCAGCCGTGTGGACCACCACCAGAGAAGAACGAGGACTGA
- the LOC123517812 gene encoding DNA-directed RNA polymerase III subunit RPC6-like, translating into MAPSALSSEVEKRVIQLCEEFKQGINYQIIQNDMPELKQEQVVDVINKLLANSRIDMLKKDDGALVFKLRDPGSLHRIKGAEPEEQVVYKIIEEHGTQGIWAREIRSKSNLHLNTVEKVLRKLESKKLIKSFNSVAAPKKKTYLLYDLEPDRSLTGGAWYSDQHFDSEFVDILNQQCWRFLEQRMVRARQVAGGPIAVRNASYISSKEVLKHINELGITKVQLSIDDIETILETLVFDGKVEHSVASDGSQGLKLYRAVTSFLPTPSLMTIPCGVCPLIKQCDDVGDVTPTKCRYMKEWLKLEW; encoded by the exons ATGGCTCCCTCAGCGCTGTCATCAGAGGTTGAGAAGAG GGTGATTCAGTTGTGTGAGGAGTTCAAGCAAGGCATCAACTACCAGATCATTCAGAACGACATGCCAGAGCTGAAGCAGGAGCAGGTGGTGGATGTCATCAACAAGCTGCTGGCAAAT AGCCGGATTGACATGCTGAAGAAGGATGACGGAGCGCTGGTGTTCAAACTGAGAGATCCCGGCAGCCTCCACCGCATCAAGGGAGCTGAGCCAGAGGAGCAG GTGGTGTACAAGATCATTGAGGAGCACGGCACACAGGGGATCTGGGCACGGGAGATTCGATCCAAGAGCAACCTCCATCTGAACACAGTGGAGAAGGTGCTCAGGAAACTGGAGAGCAAGAAACTGATCAAGAGTTTCAATTCAGTCGCT GCTCCAAAAAAGAAGACGTATCTGTTGTATGACCTTGAACCTGATCGCTCCCTGACTGGAGGCGCCTGGTACTCAGACCAGCACTTTGACTCAGAGTTTGTGGACATTCTCAACCAACAGTGCTGGAG GTTTTTGGAGCAGAGGATGGTGCGGGCCaggcaggtggcaggtggccCCATCGCAGTGAGGAATGCTTCTTACATCTCCTCCAAGGAAGTCCTCAAACACATCAATGAACTGGGCATTACTAAG GTCCAGTTGAGCATTGACGACATAGAGACCATTCTGGAGACCCTGGTGTTTGATGGGAAGGTGGAGCACTCTGTTGCCTCTGACGGTTCCCAGGGACTGAAGCTGTACAGGGCTGTCACTTCCTTCCTGCCAACACCTTCCCTCATGACTATACCCTGTGGTGTGTGTCCG CTGATCAAGCAGTGTGACGACGTGGGGGACGTGACACCCACCAAGTGCCGCTACATGAAGGAGTGGCTCAAGCTGGAGTGgtga